From a region of the Phycisphaerae bacterium genome:
- a CDS encoding carbohydrate-binding domain-containing protein, translated as MLRALGLGLFFSLARAAVGDVVISEWMHAGTGSLGEYVEFTNTGPGPVDMTGWSFDDDSGIAGTVSLSAFGIVAAGESVILTDDTPESFAAAWGLTDVQIVGGNTANLGRNDTINLYDAGGNLVDSLAYGDESYPGTVRTQTKSCNVPPTDYGYTVAQAAWVLAAVGDAYGSYASTRAEVGSPGTVVKFARNDFDLDGDVDVDDFAILSGCMTGPAMPYDPPPPACTLNPDTDGYLAADLDEDGDLDLADVSVFQICASGPGNPADVFCGESSEPPGETYINLHGTYITVEGDHVTVDGTTATITAQGTYIITGTLNDGRLVVSSADNGAVELRLNGVNVSNSTNAPIYVLAAGLVEVVLVDQTVNYLSDASTYVYEDPTADEPNAALFSKDSLRISGTGTLTVHGNYNDAIASKDELVIAGGTLNVIAVDDGIRGKDYLLVEGGDITVSAAGDGLKSDNADDVLLGYIAVEDGTIHVTSGGDALAAETAVLITGGDFTLLCGGGHTVTIPEDLSAKGIKGLASVAISGGTFNIDAADDAIHSNAAITVNAGTLTLATGDDALHSDLTLAINGGTIDITHCFEGIESADITITDGDFHILSSDDGITADANVNISGGEFTLICGGGHTVTIPSTASAKAIKGLVSVVIGGGTFSIDAADDGVHSNAAVTISGGTLTIATNSSTSASYGDGVHSDGAVNITGGTVTVTTGYEGIEGRFLTIDNGTIHVTTTDDGINAAGTASGNWLHINGGYIAVNAAGDGIDVNGSITMTGGTVIVHGPTQDYNAAIDYDGTFVISGGFLVAAGSAGMAQAPSNSSTQRSVKITYSQWKSAGTLVHIQKTSDSANILTFAPAKIYRSVVLSAPTLTAGTSYQLYRGGTCSGTVMDGLYSGGTYSGGTLTNTFTTTNIVTNVSAP; from the coding sequence ATGCTTCGGGCGCTGGGACTCGGATTGTTCTTCTCACTGGCGCGGGCGGCAGTCGGCGACGTTGTGATCAGCGAATGGATGCACGCCGGCACGGGCAGCCTGGGGGAGTACGTCGAGTTCACCAACACCGGGCCCGGCCCGGTCGACATGACCGGCTGGAGCTTCGATGATGACAGCGGCATCGCCGGGACCGTCAGTCTCAGCGCCTTCGGCATCGTCGCGGCCGGCGAGTCCGTGATTCTGACGGACGACACGCCGGAGAGTTTTGCGGCCGCGTGGGGACTGACCGATGTCCAGATCGTCGGGGGCAACACCGCCAACCTCGGGCGCAACGACACGATCAATCTGTATGATGCCGGCGGCAACCTGGTCGACAGCCTGGCCTATGGTGACGAGAGCTACCCGGGCACCGTCCGCACCCAGACCAAGAGCTGCAACGTCCCGCCCACGGACTATGGGTACACGGTCGCCCAGGCCGCGTGGGTGCTGGCAGCGGTGGGCGATGCCTATGGTTCGTACGCCTCGACCCGCGCCGAAGTGGGCAGCCCGGGGACCGTCGTGAAGTTCGCGCGGAACGATTTCGACCTGGACGGCGATGTGGACGTGGATGACTTCGCGATCCTGAGCGGCTGCATGACCGGGCCGGCCATGCCGTATGACCCGCCGCCGCCGGCCTGCACGCTGAATCCTGACACGGACGGTTACCTCGCGGCCGACCTGGACGAGGATGGCGACCTGGACCTGGCCGACGTCAGTGTCTTCCAGATCTGCGCGAGCGGTCCAGGCAATCCGGCCGATGTCTTCTGCGGCGAGAGTTCGGAACCGCCCGGCGAGACCTACATCAATCTGCACGGGACGTATATCACGGTTGAAGGAGACCACGTTACGGTGGACGGCACCACCGCGACGATCACGGCGCAGGGCACGTACATCATCACCGGCACGCTGAACGACGGGCGGCTCGTCGTGAGCAGCGCGGACAACGGCGCCGTCGAACTGCGGCTGAACGGCGTCAACGTCAGCAACTCGACGAACGCGCCGATCTACGTCCTCGCCGCCGGCCTGGTCGAGGTCGTGCTGGTCGACCAGACCGTGAACTACCTGTCAGATGCCAGCACCTACGTGTACGAGGACCCGACCGCGGATGAACCCAACGCGGCCCTGTTTAGCAAGGACTCGCTGCGCATCTCCGGCACGGGCACACTCACCGTGCATGGCAACTACAACGACGCAATCGCCAGCAAGGACGAGCTGGTCATCGCCGGCGGCACGCTCAACGTGATCGCGGTTGATGATGGCATCCGCGGCAAGGACTACCTGCTGGTCGAGGGTGGAGACATCACGGTCTCCGCCGCGGGCGACGGCCTGAAATCCGACAACGCCGACGATGTCCTGCTGGGATACATCGCCGTCGAAGACGGGACCATCCACGTCACGTCCGGCGGCGACGCGCTGGCGGCGGAAACCGCCGTGCTCATCACCGGCGGTGATTTCACGCTCCTGTGCGGCGGCGGGCACACGGTCACGATTCCCGAGGATCTGTCGGCCAAAGGCATCAAGGGGCTCGCGAGCGTCGCGATCAGCGGCGGCACTTTCAACATTGACGCGGCCGACGACGCGATCCACTCCAACGCCGCGATCACCGTCAACGCGGGGACGCTGACGCTCGCGACCGGCGATGATGCGCTCCATTCGGACCTCACGCTGGCGATCAACGGCGGGACGATCGACATCACGCACTGCTTCGAGGGGATCGAGAGCGCGGATATCACCATCACCGACGGCGACTTCCACATTCTCTCGAGCGATGACGGCATCACGGCTGACGCGAACGTCAACATCTCCGGCGGAGAATTCACCCTCATCTGCGGCGGCGGCCACACCGTCACGATTCCGAGCACCGCTTCGGCCAAAGCCATCAAGGGGCTCGTGAGCGTGGTGATCGGCGGCGGCACGTTCAGCATCGACGCCGCCGACGATGGCGTGCACTCCAACGCCGCCGTGACGATCAGCGGCGGGACTCTGACCATTGCGACCAACAGCAGCACGAGCGCCAGCTACGGGGATGGCGTGCATTCCGATGGCGCAGTGAACATCACGGGCGGGACCGTCACGGTCACGACCGGCTACGAGGGAATCGAAGGCCGGTTCCTGACGATCGACAACGGCACCATCCACGTGACGACGACCGACGACGGCATCAACGCCGCCGGCACCGCGTCGGGCAACTGGCTGCACATCAACGGGGGCTACATCGCGGTGAACGCGGCCGGCGACGGGATCGACGTGAACGGATCGATCACGATGACCGGCGGCACGGTCATCGTCCACGGCCCGACGCAGGATTACAACGCCGCCATCGACTACGATGGCACCTTCGTCATCAGCGGCGGGTTCCTGGTAGCGGCGGGCAGCGCCGGCATGGCGCAGGCCCCCAGCAACTCATCCACGCAGCGCTCGGTGAAGATCACCTACAGCCAGTGGAAGTCGGCCGGCACGCTGGTCCACATTCAGAAGACGAGCGACAGCGCGAACATCCTGACGTTCGCGCCTGCGAAGATTTATCGCTCGGTGGTGCTTTCGGCCCCAACGCTGACGGCCGGCACGTCGTATCAACTGTACCGCGGCGGCACCTGCTCGGGCACCGTGATGGACGGCCTGTACTCCGGCGGCACCTACAGCGGCGGCACGCTCACCAACACCTTCACGACGACCAACATCGTCACGAACGTGAGCGCACCGTAA
- a CDS encoding right-handed parallel beta-helix repeat-containing protein, with the protein MRSFLLASILVTIPALAQQPDDVQIVTANLTLEQDAVLRTPLVIKASDIVIDGNGATIQGPGQPGDLKTFVGAGVRAEGCARVTLRNLKVRGFESGLVATDGEGWVIEGCDFSENYHDPDYGWGDYQRVGGLILTRIHKSTIRGNHANRVWNGLDFWECDDNTVADNDFSHCSNVCLKMWTACRNVVTDNNLSYGLRISPGEVHARDSTSVLIESGSNDNRYERNDITHGGDGVFIRVLNGWVSTGNIFIENDCSYANNNGFEAWSPGNTYLRNKANHCSYGFWLGGSDQTVLIGNEAGYNGQPDGFHNAPESDFVHGGIVIVHGTGSHSVIDGNYCHHNNGAGIVFRGDLGTEGAKWKMFHLIVQNNRLVGNRWGIFGRFTDWLDLAGNTFEDNQQDEMFEKVTNLTRRPADPQGKPAPTVKLEAPSKALVGEKVVFDATGSTDAAGRQLEFRWDIGGTIATGPRVEHVFKAPGYYRVGVTAHNGHLAGLAFRDCYAVERVEEIATEGQAQQWDAQMSGWPGRVELANDDVALIGQKSLRMRPAPYAGAEVAAIFPKGHNAGWKLNDKQRLSFWLKFRNENNGGFQGPNPIVRLHAQSGAFTYVPIYGGMPRNLLGDLPYNEARYGWLRITVPLAGSDEWMRSETFAGGAPPHVDHGLKFTTVETNVATQESCSLVSTGEHLYLATVEEERLMRSKDGVKWDELQSPGAALGGPGGEWMNGMLAYRAAAGKAGSLYLRRHDPKRDEFGDDFFRLVAYDVAGNTWSWTPTVTIMSHGTVVVGDYLFGIAHAVGGNYGGPICRVNLAEPTAREQRSVLAPMPGKDAWWFSRAAQFAELGGKIYGIKNDWQTPQPEKADEIGDRLFVFDPAAYQPSEFKGGKVWDEQHWKAANTPLTDLGPLPFEIGHGAALVALPPNWAAGIGAQGGLFIVAGNSPANHEGEGMPSNKYALYDIASARCVPGVLPSITGNGTAAALHNGKLYIKRGGVNYAPSNSELWIVEPVSQEEARAAQERLAKERITLDRVDYLSIQFDSWGNDPFTIWIDGLAFE; encoded by the coding sequence ATGAGGAGCTTCTTGTTGGCGAGTATCCTGGTCACCATCCCGGCTCTCGCCCAGCAACCCGACGATGTCCAGATCGTTACGGCGAACCTGACGCTCGAGCAGGACGCCGTGCTGCGAACGCCGCTGGTCATCAAGGCCAGCGACATCGTCATTGACGGCAACGGCGCCACGATCCAAGGTCCGGGGCAGCCGGGTGATTTGAAGACGTTCGTCGGCGCGGGCGTGCGCGCCGAGGGCTGCGCCCGGGTGACGCTCCGCAACCTGAAGGTCCGCGGGTTCGAATCCGGGCTCGTCGCCACGGACGGCGAAGGCTGGGTGATCGAGGGGTGCGACTTCTCCGAGAATTACCACGACCCGGACTACGGCTGGGGCGATTACCAGCGCGTGGGCGGCCTGATCCTGACGCGCATTCACAAGAGCACCATCCGCGGCAACCATGCCAACCGGGTCTGGAACGGCCTCGATTTCTGGGAGTGCGACGACAACACGGTCGCGGACAACGACTTCTCACATTGCTCGAACGTGTGCCTGAAGATGTGGACGGCGTGCCGCAATGTCGTGACCGACAACAATCTCTCATACGGCCTGCGGATCAGCCCGGGCGAGGTCCACGCCCGTGACTCGACGAGCGTGCTGATCGAGAGCGGCTCCAACGACAACCGCTACGAGCGCAACGACATCACGCACGGTGGTGACGGCGTGTTCATCCGCGTGCTGAATGGCTGGGTCTCGACCGGCAACATCTTCATCGAAAACGACTGTTCGTACGCGAACAATAACGGCTTCGAGGCCTGGAGCCCGGGGAACACGTATCTCCGCAACAAGGCCAACCATTGCAGCTACGGCTTCTGGCTGGGCGGCTCGGACCAAACGGTGCTGATCGGCAACGAGGCCGGCTACAACGGCCAGCCGGACGGCTTCCACAACGCACCCGAGTCGGACTTCGTCCACGGCGGCATCGTCATCGTCCACGGCACGGGCAGCCACTCCGTCATCGACGGCAACTACTGCCATCACAACAACGGGGCAGGCATCGTCTTCCGCGGCGATCTGGGCACGGAAGGCGCCAAGTGGAAGATGTTCCATCTCATCGTCCAGAACAACCGCCTGGTCGGCAATCGCTGGGGCATTTTCGGGCGCTTCACCGACTGGCTAGACCTGGCGGGCAACACGTTCGAGGACAACCAACAGGACGAGATGTTTGAAAAGGTCACGAACCTCACGCGGCGGCCCGCGGACCCGCAGGGCAAGCCCGCGCCCACCGTGAAGCTGGAGGCACCGTCCAAGGCGCTCGTTGGCGAGAAGGTCGTCTTTGACGCCACGGGCAGCACCGACGCTGCCGGACGGCAGCTCGAGTTCCGCTGGGACATCGGGGGCACCATCGCCACCGGCCCGCGGGTCGAGCATGTCTTCAAGGCGCCCGGGTATTACCGCGTGGGCGTCACGGCCCACAACGGCCACCTTGCCGGCCTCGCGTTCCGGGACTGCTACGCAGTGGAACGCGTCGAAGAGATCGCCACCGAGGGGCAGGCCCAGCAGTGGGACGCGCAGATGAGCGGCTGGCCGGGCCGCGTCGAGCTCGCGAACGACGACGTCGCCCTCATCGGGCAGAAGTCGCTCCGGATGCGACCGGCCCCCTACGCGGGCGCGGAAGTAGCCGCCATATTCCCGAAGGGCCACAACGCCGGCTGGAAACTCAACGACAAACAACGCCTTTCGTTCTGGCTCAAGTTCCGCAACGAGAATAACGGCGGGTTCCAGGGGCCCAACCCCATCGTGCGGCTGCACGCGCAGAGCGGCGCGTTTACCTACGTGCCCATTTACGGCGGCATGCCGCGCAATCTGCTGGGCGACCTGCCCTACAACGAAGCCCGGTACGGGTGGCTGCGCATCACGGTGCCGTTGGCCGGCAGCGACGAATGGATGCGCTCGGAGACCTTCGCGGGTGGCGCGCCGCCGCACGTCGACCACGGGTTGAAATTCACCACCGTCGAGACGAACGTGGCCACCCAGGAATCATGCTCGCTGGTCTCGACCGGCGAACACCTCTACCTGGCCACGGTCGAGGAAGAGCGGCTCATGCGCTCGAAGGACGGCGTCAAGTGGGACGAGCTGCAGAGCCCGGGCGCGGCGCTCGGCGGACCGGGCGGCGAATGGATGAACGGCATGCTGGCGTACCGCGCCGCGGCCGGAAAGGCCGGCAGCCTATACCTGCGGCGCCACGACCCGAAGCGCGACGAATTCGGCGACGATTTCTTCCGCCTCGTGGCCTATGACGTCGCCGGCAATACGTGGTCGTGGACGCCGACCGTCACGATCATGAGCCACGGCACGGTCGTGGTCGGCGACTACCTGTTCGGCATCGCCCACGCGGTGGGCGGCAACTACGGCGGTCCGATCTGCCGCGTGAATCTGGCCGAGCCGACGGCCAGAGAGCAGCGCAGCGTGCTCGCGCCCATGCCGGGCAAGGACGCGTGGTGGTTCAGCCGGGCGGCCCAGTTCGCCGAGCTCGGCGGCAAGATCTACGGAATCAAGAACGATTGGCAGACGCCGCAGCCGGAGAAGGCGGACGAGATCGGCGACCGGCTGTTCGTGTTCGATCCGGCCGCGTACCAGCCCTCGGAATTCAAGGGCGGGAAGGTCTGGGACGAGCAGCACTGGAAGGCGGCGAACACGCCGCTGACGGATCTCGGCCCGCTGCCGTTTGAGATTGGTCACGGCGCGGCGCTGGTCGCGCTGCCGCCGAACTGGGCCGCGGGCATCGGCGCGCAAGGCGGCCTGTTCATCGTGGCCGGCAACAGTCCCGCGAACCACGAAGGCGAGGGCATGCCGTCAAACAAGTACGCGCTGTACGACATCGCGAGCGCGCGCTGCGTGCCCGGCGTCCTGCCCAGCATCACCGGCAACGGCACGGCGGCCGCTCTGCACAACGGCAAGCTCTACATCAAGCGCGGCGGGGTGAATTACGCGCCCTCGAACAGCGAATTGTGGATCGTCGAGCCGGTCTCACAGGAAGAAGCCCGCGCCGCGCAGGAGCGGCTCGCCAAGGAACGCATCACCCTGGACCGGGTGGACTACCTGAGTATCCAGTTCGATTCGTGGGGCAACGACCCCTTCACCATCTGGATCGACGGCCTGGCATTCGAGTAA
- a CDS encoding SMI1/KNR4 family protein, with product MDARIAQVVDDFHFRGPPAQPEQIARLNDAVGAKLPHEYLNLLRVMDGCEGPIGKANYVMIMSIGNVILGLEGDLVHETFPGVVVFASDGGDIAYGFDTRVPDMPIVETSFSDPTAFPPRVVGTSLLEWLEYLIAYEPGQ from the coding sequence ATGGATGCAAGGATAGCACAGGTCGTTGATGATTTCCATTTCAGAGGACCACCAGCGCAACCCGAGCAGATCGCGAGACTAAACGATGCCGTTGGTGCCAAGCTCCCGCACGAGTATTTAAATTTACTGCGCGTAATGGACGGATGTGAGGGCCCAATCGGGAAGGCGAACTACGTAATGATCATGTCGATTGGCAATGTCATTCTCGGTTTGGAGGGAGACTTAGTGCACGAGACTTTTCCTGGCGTGGTTGTGTTCGCTAGCGACGGCGGCGACATCGCCTACGGTTTTGACACGCGGGTGCCTGACATGCCGATAGTAGAAACGTCCTTTAGTGACCCAACCGCGTTTCCTCCTAGAGTGGTCGGAACATCGCTCCTTGAGTGGTTGGAGTACCTGATAGCTTACGAACCCGGCCAGTGA
- a CDS encoding YihY family inner membrane protein, with amino-acid sequence MNNRFRERLRDSVVNPGETLDRWARLVGFQVALWRHCARRLREHDVMGMSAALCYRTIFTLIPVLVLGLLVAKSLGTLDDSKRSLRAFLTASGFAQIAIQDSEPTAPPDATATPSSAEAATTQPLTVINVADEIEHMVTRVEAQLTVGRIGPVGGALLIWTAVGLLSALEQSLNRIFGSARSRSVARRLLLYWSALTLAPVTLAVASYLGQKAIDIFARAPGMPWLLLAGGWAGPIVVGVLVLATLYKLLPNTTVRWRSAIGGAAVATVLWLLAKWGFAIYIERLVMKGNVYGVLGLLPLFLLWLYYSWLILLFGAELAHTAVNLNELRQMEVAERTVLGPSDVLAAAVAVAQPYEAGRGPVAVDEIAARLRLPPANVQALLDRLVAAGFICAAEDVTGSCYVPARPPEQIPLLALLDLGDPRAVPGAQPGHAPELAAAVTQVQSQARSAAANLTLRDALGEKQA; translated from the coding sequence ATGAACAATCGATTCCGTGAGCGTCTGCGAGACTCCGTCGTGAACCCGGGGGAGACATTGGACCGCTGGGCGCGCCTCGTCGGCTTCCAGGTCGCGCTGTGGCGGCACTGCGCCCGCCGCCTGCGCGAGCACGATGTGATGGGCATGAGTGCGGCGCTGTGCTACCGCACAATCTTCACCCTGATCCCCGTGCTCGTCCTCGGTCTGCTCGTGGCCAAGTCGCTCGGCACGCTCGACGACAGCAAGCGGAGCCTGCGGGCCTTTCTCACGGCGTCCGGGTTTGCCCAGATCGCGATTCAGGACAGCGAACCGACTGCGCCGCCGGACGCGACCGCCACGCCGTCGTCCGCCGAGGCCGCCACCACGCAACCGCTGACCGTCATCAACGTGGCCGACGAGATCGAGCACATGGTCACGCGCGTGGAGGCGCAGCTCACCGTCGGCCGCATCGGCCCGGTGGGCGGCGCGCTGCTGATCTGGACCGCGGTCGGGCTGCTCTCGGCCCTCGAACAATCACTCAACCGCATCTTCGGCTCGGCCCGCAGCCGCTCGGTGGCACGGCGGCTGCTCCTTTACTGGTCCGCCCTCACGCTCGCGCCGGTCACGCTCGCGGTCGCTTCCTACCTGGGTCAGAAGGCCATCGACATCTTCGCCCGCGCCCCCGGGATGCCCTGGCTCCTGCTCGCGGGGGGCTGGGCTGGGCCGATCGTCGTCGGGGTGCTCGTGCTCGCCACGCTCTACAAGCTCCTTCCCAACACGACCGTGCGCTGGCGCTCGGCCATTGGCGGGGCCGCGGTGGCCACCGTGCTCTGGCTGCTCGCGAAGTGGGGGTTTGCAATCTACATCGAACGGCTCGTGATGAAGGGCAATGTCTACGGCGTCCTGGGGCTGCTGCCGCTGTTCCTGTTGTGGCTGTACTACTCGTGGCTGATCCTGCTGTTCGGGGCGGAGCTGGCGCACACGGCGGTCAACCTGAACGAGCTGCGACAGATGGAGGTGGCCGAACGGACCGTCTTGGGACCGTCCGATGTGCTGGCCGCGGCGGTGGCCGTCGCGCAGCCGTACGAAGCCGGGCGCGGGCCGGTCGCGGTCGACGAGATCGCGGCCCGACTGCGCCTGCCGCCGGCGAACGTGCAGGCGCTGCTCGATCGCCTAGTCGCGGCCGGTTTCATCTGTGCGGCGGAGGACGTCACCGGGTCGTGTTACGTGCCGGCACGTCCGCCGGAGCAGATCCCGCTGCTCGCGTTGCTCGATCTGGGCGATCCGCGCGCGGTACCTGGCGCGCAGCCCGGCCACGCCCCGGAGCTGGCGGCGGCGGTGACCCAGGTGCAGTCTCAGGCGCGCAGCGCAGCTGCCAACCTGACACTGCGCGATGCGCTCGGCGAGAAACAGGCGTGA